One Flavobacterium sp. 90 DNA segment encodes these proteins:
- a CDS encoding isochorismatase family protein, which produces MKILPSNSTLLVIDVQEKLLPKIYENQDVMKNVIWAIDLAKIIGIPMLLTEHCPEKIGTTPAIIREKFEENDIVTKTYFSAVREGNLLEHIQKERKQIIVAGTEAHICVQQSVLDFLELGYKVFILDSAVGTRNPIDKERALQRMQQNGAEIITKDMLAFEWLEKAETELFKIVLNRFIK; this is translated from the coding sequence ATGAAGATTTTACCATCAAATTCTACGTTGCTTGTCATTGATGTACAGGAAAAATTATTGCCAAAGATTTATGAAAATCAAGACGTAATGAAAAATGTAATCTGGGCAATAGATTTGGCTAAAATAATTGGTATTCCAATGCTTTTAACGGAACATTGTCCAGAAAAAATTGGAACTACGCCAGCGATAATCAGAGAAAAATTTGAAGAAAATGATATTGTCACAAAGACTTATTTTTCGGCAGTTCGCGAAGGAAATCTTCTGGAACACATTCAAAAAGAAAGAAAACAAATTATTGTCGCAGGAACCGAAGCTCATATTTGTGTACAACAATCAGTTTTGGATTTTCTGGAATTAGGGTATAAAGTTTTTATATTGGATTCGGCTGTGGGAACCCGAAATCCAATTGATAAAGAAAGAGCATTACAAAGAATGCAGCAAAATGGTGCCGAAATAATTACTAAAGATATGCTTGCGTTTGAATGGCTCGAAAAAGCAGAAACAGAACTTTTTAAGATTGTGCTTAATCGGTTTATTAAATAG
- a CDS encoding GNAT family N-acetyltransferase, giving the protein MKTELPPIDFSGKIFPLPNSFPDKTTLFSNDKIPEELLDFTIEVANANHIFWVKEICDTTLSSALARGTGISGRSPESLELKIKNGEAIIAFAPDGSWAGFSFISSWENDKYVSNSGLIVAPQFRHTGLAKRIKRKIFELSRQKYPEASIFSLTTGLAVMKMNHELGFEPVTYSELTTDEVFWENCKLCVNCPILISKERKNCLCTAMLYDPKNK; this is encoded by the coding sequence ATGAAAACTGAACTTCCCCCCATAGATTTTTCAGGCAAAATTTTTCCATTGCCTAATTCATTTCCGGATAAAACAACATTATTCTCAAACGATAAAATTCCCGAAGAATTACTCGATTTTACGATTGAGGTTGCTAATGCGAATCATATTTTTTGGGTAAAAGAAATTTGCGATACAACTTTATCTTCTGCTTTAGCGCGAGGAACAGGAATTTCCGGTCGTTCTCCTGAATCGCTCGAATTAAAAATAAAAAATGGTGAAGCAATTATTGCTTTTGCACCAGACGGATCGTGGGCAGGTTTCTCGTTTATTTCTTCTTGGGAAAATGACAAATATGTTTCGAATTCAGGATTAATAGTTGCACCACAATTCAGACATACAGGACTTGCAAAAAGAATTAAAAGAAAGATTTTTGAATTAAGCCGTCAAAAATATCCCGAAGCCAGCATTTTCAGTTTAACCACAGGATTGGCAGTTATGAAAATGAATCACGAACTAGGTTTTGAACCCGTTACTTATTCGGAATTAACGACAGATGAGGTTTTCTGGGAGAATTGTAAATTATGCGTCAATTGCCCAATTTTGATAAGTAAAGAAAGAAAAAATTGTTTATGTACGGCAATGTTATATGATCCGAAAAATAAATAA
- a CDS encoding TetR family transcriptional regulator — MNTSEFILDKVAPIFNKQGYIGTSLTDITKATGLTKGAIYCNFSNKEDLALKSFQLNISIAIIPLFKIVANTEGSLNKLHAITEYQRRYYDLVKDRGGCPMLRVGVDTKFNNPLLFEAAQNLSQKFTLGLTNIINDGISNNEIQSNIDAVKYAKIILSLIEGSSLLAFTHNDQSYINNSMDFIDHTIIESFRK, encoded by the coding sequence ATGAATACTTCCGAATTTATACTGGATAAAGTGGCGCCTATTTTTAATAAACAAGGATATATTGGAACTAGTCTAACCGATATAACAAAAGCAACTGGTCTCACAAAAGGTGCTATTTATTGTAATTTTTCTAATAAAGAAGATTTAGCATTAAAGTCATTTCAACTCAATATAAGCATCGCAATAATACCTTTATTCAAAATAGTTGCTAATACAGAAGGATCTTTAAATAAATTACATGCCATAACTGAATATCAACGAAGATATTATGATTTAGTCAAAGACAGAGGCGGATGTCCAATGTTGCGAGTTGGTGTTGATACCAAATTTAATAATCCGTTATTATTTGAAGCGGCGCAAAATTTATCTCAAAAATTCACTTTGGGTTTAACCAATATCATTAACGATGGTATTTCTAATAATGAAATTCAATCTAATATTGATGCTGTTAAATATGCAAAAATAATATTATCGCTTATTGAAGGAAGTTCGCTTCTTGCCTTTACTCATAATGATCAAAGCTATATAAACAACTCAATGGATTTTATAGATCATACAATAATTGAAAGCTTCAGGAAGTAG
- a CDS encoding acyl-CoA thioesterase codes for MEKVLKTKRKVRFQDCDPFNHLNNSKYLEYFLNTREDQIAEHYDLDVFKYMHSTGLSWVVASNQISYIKPAFTMETILIESQLIQYTDNLLLVEMKMWNENETELKAILWIKFIPYNVQTKKSASHSDDLMKLFQSVVVPVNQSIFENRYIETIQNLKARTHA; via the coding sequence ATGGAAAAAGTATTAAAAACAAAAAGAAAAGTCAGATTTCAGGATTGTGATCCTTTTAATCATTTAAACAACTCCAAGTATTTAGAATATTTCCTTAATACGCGCGAGGATCAAATTGCAGAACATTATGATCTTGATGTGTTTAAATACATGCATTCTACAGGACTTAGCTGGGTTGTTGCTTCTAATCAAATCAGTTATATAAAACCGGCTTTTACAATGGAAACCATATTAATTGAGTCACAATTGATTCAATATACTGATAATCTTTTGTTGGTTGAAATGAAAATGTGGAATGAAAATGAAACCGAATTAAAGGCAATTCTATGGATAAAATTTATTCCGTATAATGTTCAGACAAAAAAATCGGCAAGTCATTCTGATGATCTAATGAAACTCTTTCAATCTGTTGTTGTTCCTGTAAATCAGTCCATTTTTGAAAATAGATATATAGAAACTATTCAAAATTTAAAAGCCAGAACTCATGCCTAA
- a CDS encoding nuclear transport factor 2 family protein yields the protein MPKVETIERFIAMVESNEHDKAIEKFYTIDASMQENQSEPRIGRDLLVTNEKNTLLKVKSLVSKCVRPYFINGDSVVIQWFFRFEWKDGRVSEIEEIAYQNWENELIKKEKFFYDPKQFTGS from the coding sequence ATGCCTAAAGTAGAAACAATAGAACGGTTTATCGCAATGGTCGAATCTAACGAACATGACAAAGCGATTGAAAAATTTTATACGATTGATGCTTCGATGCAGGAAAATCAATCTGAACCAAGAATAGGCAGAGATCTTCTTGTAACTAATGAAAAAAACACTCTTTTGAAGGTTAAATCATTAGTATCTAAATGTGTTCGCCCCTATTTTATCAACGGTGATTCTGTTGTTATTCAATGGTTTTTTAGATTTGAATGGAAAGATGGACGTGTTTCTGAAATTGAAGAAATCGCTTATCAAAACTGGGAAAATGAACTTATAAAGAAAGAGAAGTTTTTTTATGACCCAAAACAATTTACAGGTTCATAA
- a CDS encoding M56 family metallopeptidase — protein MIPYILYTALILAACFVFYKLLLQKETFFYLNRYILLACMIMAFILPLVPVPQELSLRKTAVEKTVVIAKTTVDKTTVEKIETTKPQIQPVESTVVEQTKETFKIESILKWLVYLYWFGVIVFALNFLMQVVILLYRAYSQSVIQDGKFRIIEITDDKAPCSFGNNIFINPEKYEWETYNQILLHEKIHIEQKHTIDLLLAEMVLIFQWFNPFAWQWRKALEINLEFLTDDQMLQQDTVEKESYQFSLLKVAAPQFPLSLTTNYNQSLLKKRIIMMNSKKSNVHTTWKYFFLLPILVLFACLFNQPAAQSQNLTSKEEEPEKNINIHSSVRTEGDWFATIKENTINIQFKNDEHNNSNSTFQVSEFSNLPRDKEGTFTLTREAGTMSFVGKFEGNKGMGTYKFTPNKDYSQAMSKEGVVLKDDSDLMVFFMINIKKSYVQMLKKKGFNNIDKDQVIPLAALDVNEAYITSIKQAIPDIDLDNLVPFKSLEIDKAFIEEIKKAGYKDVSPGNLIALKSQGIDGKYIADVRNSSGAENDKDADDDIIAFKSMNIDQDFINSFKKIGYNDISNSNLIALKSLNVTAEYVSSFQKAGYKNIKIDDFIAMKSLNVTPEYVSDFQKAGYNNIKPDDLVALRSQNITPELLQQYKDLGFSNLGIDDIIGAKATGTTPSFIKSMKGKGHNFNDLNKYIELKSVLGN, from the coding sequence ATGATACCATATATTTTATACACAGCCCTTATTCTTGCAGCTTGTTTTGTATTTTATAAATTGCTTTTGCAAAAGGAAACCTTCTTTTATCTCAACAGATATATATTGTTGGCTTGTATGATTATGGCTTTTATTTTGCCACTCGTTCCGGTTCCGCAAGAATTATCATTGAGAAAAACAGCGGTTGAAAAAACAGTTGTAATTGCCAAAACTACGGTTGATAAAACTACAGTTGAAAAAATTGAAACCACAAAACCACAAATACAACCTGTAGAATCAACAGTTGTAGAGCAAACGAAAGAAACCTTTAAAATTGAATCAATACTTAAATGGTTGGTTTATTTGTATTGGTTTGGAGTAATCGTTTTTGCACTTAACTTTTTGATGCAAGTCGTTATATTGCTTTACAGAGCTTATTCACAATCAGTTATTCAGGATGGGAAGTTTCGTATTATCGAGATTACAGACGATAAAGCGCCGTGTTCTTTTGGTAATAATATCTTTATCAATCCGGAGAAATATGAATGGGAAACCTACAATCAGATTTTGCTACATGAAAAAATTCATATTGAGCAAAAACACACCATCGATCTTTTGCTTGCAGAGATGGTTTTGATCTTTCAATGGTTTAATCCGTTTGCCTGGCAATGGAGAAAAGCATTAGAAATTAACCTTGAATTTTTGACAGACGATCAAATGCTTCAGCAAGATACTGTCGAAAAAGAAAGCTACCAATTTAGTTTACTAAAAGTAGCTGCGCCACAATTCCCTTTGAGTCTTACAACCAACTATAATCAATCATTATTAAAAAAACGAATCATCATGATGAACTCGAAAAAATCAAACGTGCACACCACTTGGAAATACTTTTTCCTATTGCCAATATTGGTGTTGTTTGCGTGCCTTTTTAATCAACCGGCAGCGCAAAGTCAAAATCTTACTTCTAAAGAAGAAGAACCAGAAAAGAATATAAACATTCACAGCAGTGTAAGAACTGAAGGAGATTGGTTTGCTACAATTAAAGAGAATACAATCAATATTCAATTTAAAAATGACGAACATAACAATTCTAACAGCACTTTTCAAGTGAGTGAATTTTCAAATTTACCAAGAGACAAAGAAGGGACATTTACCTTAACACGCGAAGCAGGAACAATGTCTTTTGTTGGAAAATTTGAAGGAAACAAAGGTATGGGAACTTATAAGTTTACGCCTAATAAGGATTATAGTCAAGCAATGTCTAAAGAAGGAGTTGTACTTAAAGACGACAGTGATCTTATGGTTTTCTTTATGATAAACATCAAAAAATCTTATGTTCAAATGCTAAAGAAAAAAGGTTTCAATAACATTGACAAAGATCAGGTTATTCCACTTGCTGCTTTAGACGTAAATGAAGCGTATATAACTTCTATCAAACAGGCAATTCCGGATATTGATTTAGACAATCTTGTTCCTTTTAAATCATTAGAAATAGACAAAGCTTTTATCGAAGAGATCAAAAAAGCAGGTTACAAAGATGTTAGTCCGGGTAATCTTATAGCATTGAAATCTCAGGGAATTGACGGAAAATATATTGCTGATGTTCGAAATTCTTCAGGTGCCGAAAACGACAAAGACGCTGATGATGATATCATTGCTTTTAAATCTATGAATATCGATCAGGACTTTATTAATTCGTTTAAAAAAATAGGATATAATGATATTTCAAACAGTAATTTAATTGCGTTGAAATCTTTAAATGTAACTGCCGAATATGTAAGCAGTTTTCAAAAAGCAGGTTACAAAAACATTAAAATAGACGATTTTATTGCAATGAAATCTCTGAATGTAACGCCTGAATATGTAAGTGATTTTCAAAAAGCAGGATATAACAACATAAAACCAGACGATTTGGTTGCTTTGAGATCTCAAAATATTACACCGGAATTATTACAACAATACAAAGATCTTGGTTTCAGTAATTTGGGTATTGACGATATTATTGGCGCTAAAGCAACTGGTACAACACCATCTTTCATAAAATCGATGAAAGGTAAAGGACATAATTTTAATGACTTAAATAAGTATATTGAATTAAAATCCGTTCTTGGTAATTAA
- a CDS encoding BlaI/MecI/CopY family transcriptional regulator, producing the protein MIKLAKREEQIMQVFWDLDKAFIRDIIPLLPDPKPHYNSVATIVKILKDKGFLNSETAGNMHCFFPVISREEYQQFALKDIVSQYFDNSYPRMLAFFAKEQKLTENDLDEIVDIIKKGKI; encoded by the coding sequence ATGATAAAACTAGCCAAAAGAGAAGAACAAATCATGCAAGTGTTTTGGGATTTAGACAAAGCCTTTATAAGAGATATAATTCCATTATTGCCAGATCCAAAACCACATTATAATAGTGTAGCAACAATAGTCAAGATTCTTAAAGACAAAGGATTCCTGAATAGTGAAACAGCGGGGAATATGCATTGCTTTTTTCCGGTGATTAGTAGAGAAGAATACCAACAATTTGCATTGAAGGATATTGTTAGTCAATATTTTGATAATTCGTACCCAAGAATGCTTGCCTTTTTTGCAAAAGAACAAAAGCTTACCGAAAATGATTTAGATGAAATCGTAGACATCATTAAAAAAGGAAAAATATGA
- a CDS encoding Ig-like domain-containing protein: MKLKLLLIFAITLICNNAFSQKGLLISEILTNPNGDDSPLEYVELVATTTINFATTPYTVVFTDNGTATSNGWKAGSSVTYAFLINSGSVTAGQVVYVGGSSMLPLSQSGIALKTKNTGTTAGDSFGSKNTAGVLGNGGSNADAVAVFDVTASSISSSTVPVDAVFFGDAVGSAFKSSSSGYQLPVNDKYNGGKLQTSSYLAPDPGSDELVKATSGVYNTSTNTFTTARTWALTTTTSYNSTSITIAGTPVVNINPTITLATPTVSGNAPATVSLSATATDSDGTISKIEFFNGSTLLASVTSSPYTYSWINVAAGSYSITAKATDNSGASTTSTVQAVTVNNGTPTNAAPTVTLATPTVSGNAPATVSLSATATDSDGTISKVEFFNGSTLLASVTSSPYNYSWTNVAAGSYSITAKATDNSNNTTVSSVKTVTVNSAVNVAPTLVFNTTASKFVSLSATSAKVGCVMNNNTDPFIVSGLDITVTDDNLDGLTFSMTSSKTSVVPNANFTITGTGNARKFRINPTGVGYSTLTLKVTDAQGGNKSITVNVAVSQALATASLKDIYNAGVADGSTAIPIDENYMFAADDETNVIKLFSRNNSGLSVYQFDVNPYLALSGTEVDIEASFRSTTKPNRIYWIGSLSNSKSGEARADRNRIFATDIVGTGANATLVFVGYYSNLRSKLITWGNNNGYNFTAKAATGIEPKRIDGFNIEGLEMGPDGTTLYIGFRAPYVGSGTNKALICPLQNFESWFGNGSPSANPVFGSPIELNLNNHGIRSLGKNASNNYIIVAGSYAGTGTFELYSWNGQSATAPVLLNANLASLKPEGIVDVPADISGSFTLDLVSDLGSDIPYNDGLENKDVVEPNHRKFLTSTISVSAPSTARKATVQEESVAQITANEVIAYPNPFTSVLNIDFYDLAPESISVYSQNGSLVKEIHSVTKGLNTFDFNNLRTGIYFITYTGMQKAITVIKQ; encoded by the coding sequence ATGAAACTAAAACTACTATTAATCTTTGCAATTACTTTAATTTGCAATAATGCCTTTTCACAGAAAGGTTTGCTTATCTCAGAGATTCTGACAAATCCCAATGGCGATGATTCTCCATTAGAATATGTCGAACTTGTAGCCACAACTACAATTAATTTTGCAACTACACCTTATACGGTTGTTTTTACAGACAATGGTACTGCAACTTCAAACGGATGGAAAGCCGGAAGTTCTGTTACTTATGCTTTCTTAATCAACTCAGGTTCTGTTACGGCGGGACAAGTTGTTTATGTTGGAGGTTCTTCGATGTTGCCTTTAAGCCAAAGTGGAATTGCTTTAAAAACTAAAAACACCGGAACAACTGCCGGAGATAGTTTTGGTTCTAAAAATACTGCCGGAGTTTTAGGAAACGGCGGTAGCAATGCTGATGCTGTTGCAGTATTTGATGTAACAGCTTCTTCAATCTCCTCTTCTACAGTTCCTGTTGATGCTGTATTTTTTGGTGATGCTGTAGGAAGCGCTTTCAAAAGCTCAAGTTCTGGTTATCAATTGCCTGTAAATGATAAATATAATGGAGGAAAACTACAAACTTCTTCTTATTTGGCGCCAGATCCTGGAAGTGATGAATTAGTAAAAGCAACTTCTGGTGTTTACAATACTTCAACTAATACTTTTACAACAGCTCGTACATGGGCTTTAACAACTACTACGAGTTATAATTCGACTTCAATAACTATTGCAGGAACTCCGGTTGTAAATATTAATCCAACAATAACTTTGGCAACACCAACCGTTTCCGGAAATGCTCCTGCAACAGTAAGTTTATCTGCAACAGCAACAGATTCTGACGGAACGATTTCTAAGATTGAATTCTTTAACGGATCTACTTTGTTAGCTTCTGTAACTTCTTCTCCATACACGTATTCCTGGATAAATGTTGCTGCGGGTTCTTATTCGATTACAGCAAAAGCAACTGATAATAGCGGAGCATCAACAACTTCTACAGTTCAAGCTGTAACGGTAAATAACGGAACTCCAACAAATGCTGCGCCAACAGTAACTTTGGCTACCCCAACAGTTTCCGGAAATGCTCCTGCAACAGTAAGTTTATCTGCAACTGCAACAGATTCTGACGGAACGATTTCTAAAGTTGAATTCTTTAACGGATCTACTTTGCTGGCTTCTGTAACTTCTTCTCCTTATAACTATTCCTGGACAAATGTTGCGGCAGGTTCTTATTCTATTACTGCAAAAGCAACTGATAATAGTAATAATACAACAGTTTCTTCTGTAAAAACGGTAACGGTAAACAGTGCTGTAAATGTGGCGCCAACTTTAGTTTTTAATACTACGGCTTCAAAATTTGTGAGTTTATCAGCTACTTCTGCAAAAGTAGGTTGTGTGATGAACAACAACACTGATCCTTTTATTGTTTCAGGTCTTGATATTACAGTTACCGATGATAATCTTGACGGATTAACATTCTCTATGACGAGTTCTAAAACAAGTGTGGTTCCAAACGCTAATTTTACCATAACCGGAACTGGCAATGCACGTAAATTCAGAATTAATCCAACAGGAGTTGGATATTCGACTTTAACCTTAAAAGTGACTGACGCTCAAGGCGGAAATAAATCTATAACTGTAAATGTTGCCGTTTCTCAGGCTTTGGCTACAGCTTCACTTAAAGATATTTATAATGCTGGTGTAGCCGATGGTTCGACTGCAATTCCTATTGATGAAAATTATATGTTTGCTGCCGATGATGAAACAAATGTGATTAAATTATTCAGCAGAAACAATTCAGGACTTTCTGTTTATCAATTTGATGTGAATCCATATTTAGCTTTAAGCGGAACTGAAGTTGATATTGAAGCGTCTTTTAGAAGTACAACAAAACCAAATCGTATTTACTGGATTGGCTCTTTGAGTAATTCTAAATCAGGAGAAGCAAGAGCGGACAGAAACCGAATTTTTGCTACGGATATTGTAGGAACCGGAGCTAATGCAACGCTTGTTTTTGTTGGATATTACAGCAACCTTAGAAGTAAACTTATTACTTGGGGAAATAATAATGGTTACAACTTTACAGCAAAAGCAGCTACAGGAATTGAGCCAAAACGTATAGACGGTTTTAATATTGAAGGTCTGGAAATGGGTCCTGACGGAACAACATTATATATTGGTTTTAGAGCGCCGTATGTTGGAAGCGGAACTAACAAAGCATTAATTTGTCCTTTGCAAAATTTTGAATCTTGGTTTGGAAACGGAAGTCCTTCTGCTAATCCTGTTTTTGGTTCGCCAATCGAATTAAATCTGAACAATCACGGAATTAGAAGTTTAGGTAAAAATGCTTCCAATAATTACATCATTGTAGCCGGAAGTTATGCTGGAACTGGAACTTTTGAATTGTACTCGTGGAATGGTCAAAGTGCAACTGCTCCGGTTTTACTAAATGCTAATTTAGCGAGCCTTAAACCGGAGGGAATTGTTGATGTTCCAGCTGACATTTCGGGATCATTTACTTTAGATTTAGTATCAGATTTGGGGTCAGATATTCCGTATAATGATGGTTTAGAAAACAAAGATGTTGTAGAACCAAATCACCGTAAATTTTTAACGTCAACTATTAGCGTAAGCGCTCCATCAACAGCTAGAAAAGCTACTGTTCAGGAAGAATCTGTTGCTCAAATCACCGCAAATGAAGTAATCGCGTATCCAAATCCTTTTACTTCTGTACTAAATATTGATTTTTATGATCTTGCGCCCGAAAGCATTTCGGTTTACAGCCAGAATGGTTCGCTTGTAAAAGAAATACATTCGGTTACAAAAGGTTTAAATACATTTGATTTTAATAATTTAAGAACCGGAATCTACTTTATTACTTACACGGGAATGCAAAAAGCAATTACAGTTATTAAACAATAA
- a CDS encoding amidohydrolase family protein encodes MKDTYKNAHTHIFTMNNAPKDFLKLYLPAFLAKPVDNFTNTDLGAWIVKSIAGSDIVKAKRYATFLQIGKSKDQAAVFENLMSRYPNETFEFVTLCQNLEYLGVGRSVSGFEGQIEEVIQIKRTYPTSILPFFGLDPRWKGSEDEIQKTVERYFETKIEVGGTYVYPFQGLKIYPSTGHYAFDKKLKKTFEWAAANGVPVMTHTYYMGGIYNFSKNYIVNNLNPIDPYTGKVYDKPEFINEKGTFRNRLLGLVERENCKKTCSYFLEPHSYETMLEKIENLKICFAHFGGVPQIKEATDPNKENKYAKPYGVLDENWFNQIQRLMTKYSNVYTDISYSVAECLEKENNELYKTFFEEASKSYGKQILFGTDYFMTETNSLEEDAVKGFRNYATKAMISEKKSLWDKMARDNINKYLKSKYYP; translated from the coding sequence ATGAAGGATACTTATAAAAATGCTCACACGCATATATTCACGATGAATAATGCTCCAAAAGATTTTCTGAAACTATATTTACCTGCATTTTTAGCAAAACCAGTTGATAATTTTACCAATACTGATCTGGGCGCCTGGATCGTTAAAAGTATAGCTGGAAGTGACATAGTAAAAGCTAAAAGGTATGCGACGTTTCTGCAAATTGGCAAAAGTAAAGATCAGGCGGCTGTTTTTGAAAACTTAATGTCCCGATATCCTAACGAAACATTTGAATTTGTTACGCTGTGTCAAAATCTGGAATACCTTGGTGTTGGCAGATCTGTAAGCGGATTTGAAGGTCAAATTGAAGAAGTGATTCAGATAAAAAGAACTTATCCAACCAGTATTTTACCTTTTTTTGGACTTGATCCAAGATGGAAAGGCAGCGAAGATGAAATTCAGAAGACTGTAGAACGCTATTTTGAAACTAAAATTGAAGTTGGCGGAACATATGTTTATCCTTTTCAGGGTTTAAAAATCTATCCAAGTACCGGGCATTATGCTTTTGACAAAAAGCTTAAAAAAACCTTTGAATGGGCTGCTGCTAATGGTGTTCCTGTAATGACGCATACTTATTATATGGGCGGAATTTATAATTTTAGTAAAAACTATATTGTCAATAATCTTAACCCAATTGATCCGTATACGGGAAAGGTTTATGATAAACCTGAATTTATTAATGAAAAAGGAACCTTTAGAAACAGACTTCTTGGATTGGTAGAGAGAGAAAATTGCAAAAAGACTTGTTCGTATTTCTTAGAACCTCATTCTTATGAAACGATGCTTGAAAAAATTGAAAATCTTAAAATATGTTTTGCGCATTTTGGCGGTGTACCTCAAATAAAAGAAGCAACGGATCCAAATAAAGAAAATAAATATGCTAAACCTTATGGGGTTTTAGATGAAAATTGGTTCAATCAAATACAACGTTTGATGACTAAATATTCAAATGTTTATACGGATATATCTTATAGTGTGGCCGAGTGTCTGGAAAAAGAAAATAATGAGCTATATAAAACTTTTTTTGAGGAGGCAAGTAAATCTTATGGAAAGCAAATACTTTTTGGTACAGATTATTTTATGACCGAAACAAATAGTTTAGAAGAAGATGCTGTCAAAGGATTTAGAAATTATGCTACAAAAGCGATGATTTCAGAAAAAAAATCACTTTGGGATAAAATGGCGAGAGACAACATTAATAAATATTTGAAAAGCAAGTATTATCCTTAA
- a CDS encoding phytanoyl-CoA dioxygenase family protein has product MKETFTILEKLWERTLNPSNASSANEIQNWDDEIKALYQLGIGMEDALQFLYFEKPDFETFKTWANNKNKSNKSESNGFEVDVLSKEDLEFWDNNGYVILKNAIPKEDCEATQQAIWDFLEMDPNNKKSWYNRHENQKGLMLNFSDHETLNKNRFSPRIKKAYEQLYKTDNIYKTIDKVSFNPPETSEFTFLGSPLHWDTSLKQPIKFGLQGLLYLTDCNIDEGAFHCVPGFHNEINHWLDNLQPDENPRDKAIATLQPKPIAGNAGDFIIWNNTLPHCATANKGKNPRMVQYLTYLPNEYNADGEWI; this is encoded by the coding sequence ATGAAAGAGACTTTTACTATTCTTGAAAAACTATGGGAACGTACTTTAAATCCTTCCAATGCTTCTTCTGCGAATGAAATTCAAAATTGGGACGACGAAATAAAAGCTTTATATCAATTGGGTATTGGTATGGAAGATGCGCTGCAATTTTTATACTTTGAAAAACCTGATTTCGAAACATTTAAAACCTGGGCAAACAATAAAAATAAAAGCAACAAATCTGAATCTAATGGTTTTGAAGTTGATGTTCTTTCAAAGGAAGACCTAGAATTTTGGGATAATAACGGCTATGTAATTTTAAAAAATGCAATCCCAAAAGAAGATTGCGAAGCTACACAACAAGCAATTTGGGATTTCTTAGAAATGGATCCCAACAACAAAAAAAGTTGGTATAACAGACATGAAAATCAAAAAGGTTTAATGCTTAATTTTTCGGATCACGAAACCTTAAATAAAAACAGATTTTCGCCAAGAATAAAAAAAGCATACGAACAGCTTTATAAAACAGATAACATTTACAAAACTATTGATAAAGTAAGCTTTAACCCTCCTGAAACCTCAGAATTTACTTTTTTAGGAAGTCCGCTTCATTGGGATACGAGTTTAAAACAACCTATAAAATTTGGGCTTCAGGGACTGCTCTATCTCACAGATTGCAACATTGATGAAGGAGCTTTTCACTGTGTTCCGGGATTTCACAACGAGATAAATCATTGGCTTGACAATCTACAGCCAGACGAAAATCCGCGAGATAAAGCTATTGCGACATTACAACCGAAACCTATTGCAGGAAATGCCGGCGATTTTATAATCTGGAATAATACTTTGCCGCATTGTGCTACAGCAAACAAAGGAAAAAATCCAAGAATGGTGCAGTATCTTACCTATTTACCAAATGAATATAATGCTGATGGAGAATGGATCTAA